A region of Maridesulfovibrio sp. DNA encodes the following proteins:
- a CDS encoding protein phosphatase 2C domain-containing protein, with protein MQVESILEHGTGSVNEDFLLVEENLFGVFDGATSLTPETYEHGHTGGFLASNLAGEEFRKNHGTMEELAQRANKVIRQEMAQRNINLNSKKDLWSTSAAVVRVQDNRMEWAQIGDCRIVCIYESGDFEFLCRCQDQDLETLSMWKKIGPSTEEPIGVAMHEQITKVRCRMNLDYGVFNGEPEAIDFLQAGIHDLTGVRNVLLFTDGLLMPNELPWEERDYKEQVDLFRQSGLKGLRDRIRNIEATDLGCRTYPRFKTHDDIAAVAINM; from the coding sequence ATGCAGGTTGAATCTATACTGGAACACGGCACCGGGTCCGTTAATGAAGACTTCCTTCTGGTGGAAGAGAACCTTTTCGGCGTTTTTGACGGCGCGACCAGCCTGACTCCTGAAACATATGAGCATGGTCATACAGGCGGATTTCTGGCTTCCAACCTTGCTGGCGAAGAGTTCAGAAAAAACCATGGAACCATGGAAGAGCTGGCCCAAAGAGCCAACAAAGTCATTCGGCAGGAAATGGCCCAGCGCAACATAAACCTGAACAGCAAAAAAGATCTCTGGAGCACAAGCGCTGCCGTGGTTCGCGTTCAGGATAACCGGATGGAATGGGCTCAGATAGGTGATTGCAGGATAGTATGCATCTACGAAAGCGGTGACTTTGAATTCCTGTGCCGATGTCAGGATCAGGATCTGGAAACCCTGAGCATGTGGAAAAAAATAGGCCCGTCCACAGAAGAGCCTATCGGAGTTGCCATGCATGAACAGATTACTAAAGTACGTTGCCGCATGAATCTGGACTACGGTGTTTTCAACGGAGAACCCGAAGCAATTGATTTTCTACAAGCCGGGATTCATGATCTCACGGGAGTACGTAACGTTCTCCTGTTTACGGACGGGCTGCTCATGCCCAACGAGCTGCCCTGGGAGGAACGGGATTACAAAGAACAGGTCGACCTGTTCCGTCAGTCCGGTCTTAAAGGACTTCGTGACCGTATTCGAAATATTGAAGCCACCGACCTTGGCTGCCGCACCTACCCCCGCTTCAAAACTCACGACGATATCGCAGCCGTTGCCATCAACATGTGA
- a CDS encoding extracellular solute-binding protein: MKIGIHIKWVVLALLVIMAVPAAAMAANTKLEDKVVVYSTHGESMLELVADAFEEKTGVKVEFINLKGELADRVRAEKANPQSDVMYGAPSSVYQELKKEDLFAPSTPSWAAKINPLFKDKDGYWYGTIQTPVLMFYNSKMMSKADAPKDWWDLADPKYKNKIVSRNALSSSARATYSALLQQFEKKGDLKEGWKFLKAMDANVKRYYGSGSLQFQAVGRKEAPLSFAVLNSVIDNKIKNKLPLEIIDAESGSPVITDAIAVIKGAKHPNAAKAFVEFAGGAKAQAMLANKFNRMPTLPEAIASAPKWMGEIKFRVMNVDWGALASKQSEWMQKWDMEIKDSGKDKK, from the coding sequence ATGAAAATCGGCATCCATATCAAATGGGTTGTACTGGCCCTGCTTGTAATTATGGCGGTTCCGGCTGCGGCAATGGCTGCGAACACAAAGCTGGAAGACAAAGTGGTGGTATATTCCACCCACGGCGAATCTATGCTGGAACTTGTAGCAGACGCTTTTGAAGAAAAGACCGGAGTCAAGGTCGAATTCATCAATCTCAAGGGCGAACTGGCGGACAGGGTTCGTGCGGAAAAAGCAAATCCGCAGTCCGATGTCATGTACGGTGCTCCTTCATCCGTTTATCAGGAGCTCAAGAAAGAAGATCTATTTGCTCCTTCCACTCCAAGCTGGGCAGCCAAAATCAATCCCCTTTTCAAGGACAAGGACGGGTACTGGTACGGCACAATCCAGACCCCGGTGCTGATGTTCTACAACAGCAAGATGATGAGCAAGGCAGATGCCCCGAAGGACTGGTGGGACCTTGCCGACCCCAAATATAAAAATAAAATTGTATCCAGAAATGCCCTCTCCTCTTCGGCCCGTGCTACATACTCCGCACTGCTGCAGCAGTTTGAGAAAAAAGGCGATCTGAAAGAAGGCTGGAAATTCTTGAAAGCCATGGACGCTAACGTTAAACGTTACTACGGAAGCGGTTCTCTGCAGTTTCAGGCTGTTGGCCGCAAGGAAGCTCCCCTGAGTTTCGCGGTTCTCAACTCAGTGATTGACAACAAGATAAAAAACAAGTTGCCTCTTGAAATCATTGACGCCGAAAGCGGTTCCCCGGTCATCACCGATGCTATCGCGGTCATCAAAGGAGCCAAACATCCCAATGCGGCCAAGGCTTTTGTAGAATTTGCAGGCGGAGCCAAGGCTCAAGCCATGCTCGCCAACAAATTCAACCGCATGCCCACACTCCCTGAAGCCATCGCCAGTGCTCCGAAATGGATGGGCGAAATAAAGTTCCGGGTCATGAATGTGGATTGGGGGGCTCTTGCTTCCAAGCAATCCGAATGGATGCAGAAGTGGGATATGGAAATCAAGGATTCCGGAAAAGACAAGAAATAA
- a CDS encoding ABC transporter ATP-binding protein — MGAVILEGVEKSFDGTPACSQINLSINKGEFFTFLGPSGCGKTTLLRLIAGFIAPQSGAVFIDGNDVTNLPPEKRKVGMVFQNYSLFPYLTVSQNIEYGLTIQKRTARERQEIAERYMEMVGLTGFGERKVTELSGGEQQRVALARSLAVEPEVLLLDEPLSNLDARLRDKMRAEIKSLQKRLGITTIFVTHDQTEALTLSDRIAVFNQGRVVQVGTPRQIYDTPHNVFVAGFVGDTNLFRIARSGSTVRLENGMELSVPAGSESGDWLSIRPQNIRISKTPSREPNSFQGQVLERQLNGVSIDYIIELGQTVIRAAELNSFEKEDEFRPGTTVWVTLPEKRLRLLAE, encoded by the coding sequence ATGGGGGCTGTTATCCTTGAGGGAGTGGAAAAATCCTTTGACGGCACTCCGGCCTGTTCACAGATAAACCTCTCCATTAATAAGGGTGAATTCTTCACCTTTCTAGGTCCTTCCGGATGCGGAAAAACAACATTGCTGCGCCTGATCGCGGGGTTCATTGCCCCGCAATCGGGCGCAGTTTTCATTGACGGCAACGACGTCACCAACCTGCCCCCGGAAAAACGCAAAGTGGGCATGGTATTCCAGAACTACAGCCTTTTTCCCTACCTGACTGTCAGCCAGAATATAGAGTACGGGTTGACCATTCAAAAGAGAACCGCCCGCGAGAGACAGGAAATTGCAGAACGCTACATGGAGATGGTCGGCCTGACCGGATTCGGCGAACGCAAGGTCACGGAACTTTCCGGCGGGGAGCAGCAGCGGGTGGCTCTGGCCCGGTCACTGGCAGTGGAACCGGAAGTCCTGCTTCTGGATGAACCCCTTTCAAATCTTGATGCCCGCCTGCGGGACAAAATGCGCGCAGAAATCAAATCATTGCAGAAACGGCTGGGCATAACCACAATTTTCGTAACTCACGACCAGACCGAAGCCCTGACCCTTTCCGACCGTATCGCTGTATTCAATCAGGGACGGGTCGTGCAGGTAGGCACTCCCCGGCAGATTTACGACACCCCGCACAATGTCTTTGTCGCAGGATTTGTTGGAGATACCAATCTTTTCCGGATAGCCCGTTCGGGCAGTACGGTCAGGCTCGAGAACGGCATGGAGCTTAGCGTTCCCGCCGGTTCAGAGTCCGGCGACTGGCTCTCAATCCGGCCCCAGAATATCAGGATTTCAAAAACTCCTTCCCGCGAGCCCAACTCTTTTCAAGGGCAGGTTCTGGAACGGCAGCTGAACGGGGTCTCAATCGACTATATCATTGAGCTGGGACAGACCGTTATTCGCGCCGCGGAGTTGAACAGCTTCGAAAAGGAAGATGAATTCCGGCCCGGGACAACGGTCTGGGTAACCCTGCCGGAAAAAAGGCTCAGGCTCCTTGCCGAGTAA
- a CDS encoding iron ABC transporter permease: MKRLKNLILPGIGILALLFVLLGYILYPALTTLLKSLAVNDGSGFDHYIRFFTSPTSLQVLKNTLVLGGLTVILCGIVGTGLAFLVHYFECPHRNLLDKLLLLPVMMPGIIIVFAFVQLYGESGLVTKSIELLFGLEETPYSFSGLPGILFVHIYTQYVYFYLTVSLAIRQIDFSVIESARILGASRSKVFVSVILPYVTPAIITSSAMTFMTGIGSFSAPSIIGGGYKVLTTQILLSKANNFMETAAVQVVVLTIISMAFFAILRWYEKRRLFSGSVKGIPFQPVRISNPFMRYFVTGLKGLLIMLILLPFITIIVLSFVDSASWMMSIYPQEFSLTNFSAIFTKARKFRPFMNSIEMSVLAAFICLLVAVPASWIIEKTKLKIKGLVEFLVILPWAMPASAIAINIIIANSRPTIFSFNTVLVGAYILLPLGYFIKSLPIVVRITHISFQGLNSTLLEASRSLGASGFRTFRTVALPMIYPGVLAGFLYVFVRSIGEYTTSAFLYTASNKPISIAMVNAIFEYDIGLAMAYGTLLMVLTVCLSIIISRIRPQIK; the protein is encoded by the coding sequence ATGAAAAGATTGAAAAACCTGATTCTACCGGGCATCGGAATTCTGGCACTGCTATTTGTGCTGCTGGGGTACATCCTTTATCCGGCCTTGACCACACTCCTGAAAAGCCTTGCTGTGAACGACGGTTCCGGTTTTGATCACTATATCCGTTTTTTCACTTCCCCAACCAGTTTACAGGTCCTGAAGAACACCCTTGTTCTGGGCGGACTGACCGTAATTCTATGCGGTATCGTTGGAACCGGGCTGGCTTTTCTGGTCCACTACTTCGAATGCCCGCACCGTAACCTGTTGGATAAGCTATTGCTGCTCCCGGTAATGATGCCGGGGATAATCATAGTTTTTGCCTTTGTGCAATTGTACGGCGAAAGCGGGCTGGTCACAAAAAGCATCGAGCTTCTATTCGGGCTTGAAGAAACACCGTACAGCTTTTCGGGACTACCCGGAATCCTATTTGTCCATATCTATACCCAGTATGTATATTTTTATCTCACGGTTTCACTTGCCATCCGGCAGATAGACTTTTCAGTTATTGAAAGCGCCAGAATCCTCGGCGCTTCCCGGTCCAAAGTTTTTGTTTCAGTCATCCTTCCTTATGTAACTCCGGCCATAATCACATCATCAGCCATGACTTTCATGACCGGGATAGGATCTTTTTCCGCTCCAAGCATCATAGGCGGAGGCTATAAGGTACTGACCACCCAGATTCTGCTCTCAAAGGCCAATAACTTCATGGAAACGGCAGCGGTTCAGGTCGTAGTGCTCACGATTATCTCCATGGCTTTCTTCGCAATATTGCGCTGGTATGAAAAACGCAGACTCTTCTCCGGTTCGGTCAAAGGAATTCCGTTTCAGCCGGTCAGGATCAGCAACCCGTTCATGCGATATTTCGTAACGGGGCTTAAGGGGCTGCTGATAATGCTGATCCTGCTGCCGTTCATCACAATCATAGTACTGTCCTTTGTGGATTCCGCATCATGGATGATGAGCATATATCCACAGGAGTTTTCGCTGACAAATTTCAGCGCAATTTTTACAAAAGCACGAAAATTCAGGCCATTCATGAACAGCATTGAAATGTCTGTACTGGCAGCCTTCATCTGCCTGCTGGTAGCTGTCCCTGCTTCATGGATAATTGAGAAAACAAAACTGAAAATTAAGGGACTGGTTGAATTTCTGGTTATACTGCCATGGGCAATGCCTGCCAGTGCCATAGCCATCAACATAATCATCGCCAACAGCAGGCCTACGATTTTTTCTTTCAACACCGTTCTGGTCGGGGCTTATATCCTGCTGCCGCTGGGCTATTTCATCAAATCCCTGCCCATAGTGGTCAGGATTACCCATATTTCCTTTCAAGGTCTTAATTCAACATTGCTTGAAGCATCCAGAAGTCTCGGCGCATCAGGGTTCAGAACATTCCGCACAGTCGCACTGCCCATGATCTATCCGGGCGTCCTAGCCGGATTCCTGTATGTCTTCGTGCGCAGCATCGGTGAATACACTACTTCAGCCTTCCTCTATACCGCCTCAAACAAACCAATCTCCATAGCAATGGTCAATGCTATCTTCGAATATGATATCGGGCTGGCCATGGCCTATGGAACCCTACTGATGGTTCTGACCGTATGCTTGAGCATCATCATAAGCAGAATCCGTCCGCAGATTAAATAA